A genomic window from Triticum urartu cultivar G1812 chromosome 7, Tu2.1, whole genome shotgun sequence includes:
- the LOC125520326 gene encoding uncharacterized protein LOC125520326, which produces MAANHHLRRLASASAPALSRLSKPPASPLLRPAFSSSASPADQLAAAGAAAAEKGEAQGAVKEAGGAQGADAGARKAGEEEEDDGGLDINEATGEIGGPHGPEPTRYGDWERGGRCSDF; this is translated from the coding sequence ATGGCGGCCAACCACCacctccgccgcctcgcctccgcgtccgcccccgCTCTCTCCCGCCTCTCCAAACCCCCTGCTTCGCCGCTCCTCCGCCCCGCGTTCTCCAGCTCCGCCTCCCCCGCGGATCagctggcggcggcgggggccgCTGCAGCCGAGAAGGGCGAGGCCCAGGGCGCCGTGAAGGAGGCGGGCGGGGCGCAGGGCGCTGATGCTGGCGCGAGGAAggcgggggaggaggaggaggatgacggCGGCCTGGACATAAACGAGGCCACGGGCGAGATCGGCGGCCCGCACGGGCCGGAGCCCACCCGCTACGGCGACTGGGAGCGCGGCGGCCGCTGCTCCGACTTCTGA